In one window of Erythrolamprus reginae isolate rEryReg1 chromosome 1, rEryReg1.hap1, whole genome shotgun sequence DNA:
- the NAA30 gene encoding N-alpha-acetyltransferase 30, which translates to MAEVPPGPSSLLASPPGAAAALLSPFPGSAEEEEEEEEEEEGGRRPCREEEEEAEEEGMLGGSPPRRHRVCQPHRHYPQLNGLIAGSDLRHLRSSLKDKVLSHSNEDQCPPKSKKNSRATIATGPGKTMGHGQEPQHPCQGGEREASPSSLNHHHQVSCPQARTAQSQQQQHHHHHHHHRDASASSAGDRNGLVGGGELEEGEDQELEREEESLLLLSRSLASTCSLQKCSMGSHTDTSWGHQQVKEEKGDFAIRYVRYESELQMPDIMRLITKDLSEPYSIYTYRYFIHNWPQLCFLAMVGDECVGAIVCKLDMHKKMFRRGYIAMLAVDSKYRRKGIGTNLVKKAIYAMVEGDCDEVVLETEITNKSALKLYENLGFVRDKRLFRYYLNGVDALRLKLWLR; encoded by the exons ATGGCCGAGGTACCGCCCGGGCCTAGCAGCCTCCTCGCTTCGCCGCCGGGAGCCGCCGCTGCGCTCCTGTCTCCCTTTCCGGGAAGtgctgaagaggaggaggaagaggaggaggaagaggaaggaggcagGCGTCCctgcagggaggaggaggaggaagcagaggaggaaggCATGCTGGGGGGGAGCCCGCCCCGCCGCCACCGCGTTTGCCAGCCCCATCGCCACTACCCTCAGCTCAACGGGCTCATCGCTGGGTCGGACTTGCGGCACTTGCGAAGCTCCCTGAAGGACAAGGTTTTAAGTCACAGCAACGAGGACCAGTGTCCGCCCAAGAGCAAGAAGAACAGCAGGGCCACCATCGCCACTGGTCCTGGCAAAACCATGGGACACGGGCAGGAGCCCCAGCATCCCTGCCAGGGAGGGGAACGGGAGGCGAGTCCATCTTCACTCAACCACCATCACCAGGTCTCTTGCCCCCAGGCAAGGACTGCACAGTCCCAGCAGCAGCAAcaccaccatcatcaccatcaccaccgtGATGCTTCTGCTTCCTCTGCTGGGGACAGGAATGGGCTAGTTGGGGGAGGAGAGTTGGAGGAAGGCGAGGATCAGGAGTTGGAAAGGGAAGAGGAGTCCTTGCTACTTCTCTCCAGATCCTTGGCCTCTACCTGCAGTTTGCAAAAATGTTCCATGGGTTCCCATACAGACACTTCCTGGGGCCACCAGCaggtgaaggaggagaaaggggacTTCGCAATACGATATGTCCGATACGAGTCCGAGCTACAGATGCCAGACATCATGAGACTGATCACCAAAGATCTGTCTGAACCCTACTCCATTTACACTTATAGGTATTTTATCCACAACTGGCCTCAGCTTTGCTTTTTG gcaATGGTAGGTGATGAGTGCGTAGGTGCAATCGTCTGCAAGTTGGACATGCACAAAAAGATGTTTCGTAGAGGTTATATAGCCATGTTAGCGGTGGATTCCAAATACAGAAGAAAAGGCATAG GTACAAACTTGGTTAAGAAAGCTATATATGCCATGGTAGAAGGCGATTGTGATGAG GTTGTCCTGGAGACTGAGATCACGAACAAGTCTGCATTGAAACTTTATGAAAATCTTGGCTTTGTGCGAGACAAGAGGTTGTTCAGATACTATTTAAATGGAGTTGATGCATTGCGTCTTAAACTTTGGCTGCGTTAA